The following coding sequences lie in one Lolium perenne isolate Kyuss_39 chromosome 2, Kyuss_2.0, whole genome shotgun sequence genomic window:
- the LOC127334698 gene encoding tyrosine-protein phosphatase RLPH2: MAPPRTVICVGDVHGYISKLESLWANLQAALPADAFAAALVIFLGDYNDRGPHTRRVLDFLLALPARHPAQRHVFLCGNHDLAFAAFVGALPPPPDGSPFAATWAEYIDNEAHEGWFRGPGHEEMHVQGRRWGGVIKERWNPKKGLPYRGSIYDAQPTFESYGVAHGSPDLTKAVPEEHKRFLHDLVWVHEEENVPIDTDEGQIVCNLIAVHAGLEKSMDLNEQLRVLRTRDTRVPKVPMLSGRQDVWNIPQDLVGKQTIVVSGHHAKLHIDGLRFVIDEGGGYEDKPIAAVVFPSKQVIRST, from the exons ATGGCACCTCCCCGCACGGTGATCTGCGTGGGCGACGTCCACGGCTACATCTCCAAGCTGGAGAGCCTGTGGGCGAACCTCCAGGCCGCGCTCCCCGCCGACGCCTTCGCCGCCGCGCTCGTCATCTTCCTCGGGGACTACAACGACCGCGGCCCGCACACGCGCCGCGTCCTcgacttcctcctcgcgctcccggcGCGCCACCCGGCGCAGCGCCACGTCTTCCTCTGCGGCAACCACGACCTCGCCTTCGCCGCCTTCGTCGgggcgctgccgccgccgcccgacGGATCCCCTTTCGCCGCCACCTGGGCCGAGTACATCGACAACGAGGCCCACGAGGGCTGGTTCCGCGGGCCGGGGCACGAGGAAATGCACGTGCAGGGGAGGAGATGGGGCGGCGTCATCAAGgagaggtggaaccccaagaaggGGCTCCCCTACAGGGGCTCTATCTACGATGCTCAGCCCACCTTCGAGTCGTACGGCGTCGCGCATGGATCCCCAG ATCTCACCAAAGCTgtgcctgaggagcacaagagGTTTCTGCATGACTTAGTTTGGGTTCATGAAGAG GAAAACGTGCCCATAGATACGGATGAAGGCCAGATTGTTTGCAACCTGATTGCGGTTCATGCCGGACTGGAGAAGTCCATGGATTTGAATGAGCAGCTTCGAGTTTTGAGAACCAGAGACACAAGGGTGCCAAAGGTACCAATGCTTAGCGGGAGGCAAGATGTTTGGAACATACCACAG GATCTGGTTGGCAAGCAGACCATCGTTGTAAGTGGCCATCATGCCAAGCTCCACATCGACGGTCTCAGGTTCGTCATCGACGAAGGTGGCGGGTACGAAGACAAACCTATAGCCGCCGTTGTTTTCCCTTCGAAGCAAGTCATCAGGAGCACATAG
- the LOC127334699 gene encoding histone deacetylase 9 — MLEKDRISYFYDGDVGNVYFGPNHPMKPHRLCMTHHLVLSYDLHKKMEIYRPHKAYPTELAQFHSADYVEFLHRITPDTQHLYASELTRFNLGEDCPVFDDLFEFCQIYAGGTLDAARRLNHKLCDIAINWAGGLHHAKKCEASGFCYINDLVLGILELLKYHARVLYIDIDVHHGDGVEEAFYFTDRVMTVSFHKYGDLFFPGTGDIKDIGDREGKYYAINIPLKDGIDDNSFTRLFKTIIAKVVETYLPGAIVLQCGADSLARDRLGCFNLSIEGHAECVKFVKKFKIPLLVTGGGGYTKENVARCWAVETGVLLDTELPNDIPDNEYIKYFGPDYTLKVPNLSMDNLNSKSYLSSIKVQVMESLRAIQHAPGVQMQEVPPDFYVPDFDEDELDPDERVDQHTQDKQIHRDDEYYEGDNDNDHDDGAH, encoded by the exons ATGCTGGAGAAGGACAGGATATCCTACTTCTACGATG GGGATGTTGGCAATGTGTACTTCGGGCCAAACCACCCAATGAAACCGCATCGTCTTTGTATGACACATCATCTTGTGCTTTCTTATGATCTTCACAAGAAGATGGAGATATAT AGACCCCACAAAGCATATCCAACAGAGCTTGCCCAGTTCCATTCTGCTGATTATGTGGAATTCTTGCACCGGATAACGCCTGATACTCAGCACTTGTATGCAAGTGAATTGACTAGAT TCAATCTTGGAGAGGACTGCCCGGTCTTTGATGATTTGTTTGAGTTCTGCCAAATCTATGCTGGAGGAACTCTAG ATGCGGCTCGAAGATTAAACCATAAATTATGTGATATTGCCATTAATTGGGCTGGTGGGCTGCATCATGCAAAGAAGTGTGAGGCATCAGGCTTCTGCTACATTAATGATCTGGTTTTGGGGATTCTGGAGCTTCTCAAGTATCATGCTAGGGTTCTCTATATTGACATTGATGTTCATCATggagatggagttgaagaagcctTCTATTTCACCGACAG GGTAATGACTGTAAGTTTCCACAAGTATGGTGATCTGTTCTTTCCTGGCACTGGTGATATTAAG GATATAGGAGACAGGGAAGGAAAATATTACGCCATCAACATCCCACTGAAAGATGGCATAGATGACAACAGCTTTACTCGGCTCTTCAAAACG ATTATTGCCAAGGTTGTTGAGACTTATCTGCCAGGTGCTATTGTTCTTCAATGTGGGGCTGATTCATTGGCACGAGACCGTCTAGGGTGTTTCAATCTTTCAATTGAAG GCCATGCTGAATGTGTGAAGTTTGTCAAGAAATTTAAAATTCCCCTGCTG GTGACGGGAGGTGGTGGATACACCAAAGAGAATGTAGCACGCTGTTGGGCTGTTGAAACTGGAGTCCTTCTAGACACAGAGCTCCCAAATG ACATCCCTGACAATGAATATATTAAATACTTCGGTCCAGACTATACATTGAAAGTACCAAATCTGAGCATG GACAACTTGAATAGTAAGAGCTATCTCAGTTCAATCAAAGTGCAAGTGATGGAGAGTTTGCGGGCCATACAGCATGCACCTGGAGTCCAGATGCAAGAG GTTCCACCTGATTTCTATGTCCCAGACTTTGATGAAGATGAGCTGGATCCTGACGAACGCGTCGACC AGCATACCCAAGACAAGCAGATTCACCGGGACGACGAGTACTATGAAGGCGACAACGACAATGATCATGACGATGGTGCACATTGA